The region TTACCGGTGCCGCTGGCTCCGTGCAAGACAAGCGGGTTGTACAGATGACCCGGATTATCAATGACAGAAATAGCCGTAGCATGGGCAAAGCGATTGACCGATATCGTCATATTTTCCAATGTATAAGTAGGAATCAAAGGAACCTCTAAGGGCCAATTATGCTTTTTAAGTTCAGAAAGGGGCAACTCAATAGAGTGGTCAATCGTTCTGGTCTTTTCTAAAATAGTGCTTGCGCTGGGGCGACGTCTACGCAAGACCGTATGATGCTTTTCCTCTTGAGGAGCAGGGGCCGGCGCAGCCGTTTGAACAGGAGCCGGAGGCACCGCCTCTACAGGCGCAACAACAGGGGGAACCGGTTTGGCAACAGGCGCCTCAGGCGCGGTCGGTGCTTTGGGAGCCGCAGGAGCCGGCGGTAAAGGAGCCGCAGGAGCCGGAGGTACCGGTGCTTGTACTTTTGGTTTAATGCGTAAAATTGGTTTTTTATCCCCTGTATTTTCTGACATAGTTTTTTTCTCCATAATGGGTGCAGCCGGGGGCGGGATAACCCTATTTTCCCGCTCCGTTTGACCGGATAAATCCGGTTGAGGCAAAGGTTCCTGCACAGAGACATCTTGTTTGTCTTCTTGAGGAACCGTAGAATGTCCATCTATATCTGATGCAGGAAAAACTCTTTGCACAGGGGGTTCCTGTGGGGTTTGGTCCTGCAAAATCGGTTGTTCTTGTGGCAATTCGTTTGACGTTGCCTGACTGTCTTCTTCTTTTTGGGCCGCAGAAGCCAATAATTGCTCAAAAGGATCCAGCACTTCTTCCTTTTTATCTTTTTGATGTTCAAAGCGACTAAAAGGTATTGGTACGGAAAGAGTCGGCTTTGGCGGGAGAGGAATATGTCTTTGCTCCTCAGGTTTCTCAGCCTCTGAAACTATTTCCACCGCTTTATCCGGTTGTGTGCTATCTAAATGGGCATGCTCTACAAACCCCAAATCCTTTTGCGTAATACGCTCTGTAATTTGTTTTACGTCTTCTAAATCAACGAAACAAGTTTGATCTTTTATTTTTTGGTCAAAGATATTGAAGGAATTATTTTCCGTATCCATTTCCGCTGCGCTCGCGTCTTGTGCGGGGAAAGTTTGTTTTTGCAAGGATAATTCTTCTTGTTTCTTTTGTTCTTCTTGTTTAACTTGAGTGGACTGTTGGTTATCCTCAGAAGACAATTTGCTCAAATCTAAGAACATATCGTATTTGGTCTCTGCCGAAAAAATATCTTCCAACGGTTGTTCTAAAACAGAACTTTCCATGTCTGCATTTAGCATATCATCGTTGGTAATAGGCATTTCTTGAGCCTCCAAATCCTCTTGTATTTCCGGTTGCGTTTCCGGTTCTGAGATAGGAGATGAAACAACGGAAGGAAGTTTTTCTGTCGGTAGTTTTTCTGCATTACCATCGTCTAAAGAAAAAGAATCTGTTTCCTGCGGTTTTTCTTCGGTTTTAGGTTGGTCAAGGTCAATTTCTTTGACTACACTTACAGGATCTGCCATCGGTTCAGAAGATGGTGTAATTTCGGGTAATACAATCGGTTCTTCTTTCGTTTTTTCTTCAGAAAAATCTCTTTCCGTTATTTCCGGAGCCGACTGAGCCAACTCTACCGTAGGTATATCAGTGCTTCGGATGGTATCTAAATTAATCTGCCTGTGTTGAAAACCGTCCAACTCTTCTACATCTAAATTCACCGAAGCAATTTCTTCAGAAGTAGACGGTTGGAAAAAACTGGCAGATGGATCTAACGTCAAAAAAGTAGGGAAGGCCTTGTCTTCTTTAGAAACATTTTCATTAAACAAAGTATTTCCAAAAGAACCGCCCGGCACAAATTCATTTACTTTTTTGGCTTGTTCGATGCCTTCTCGTACGGCAGTACGTATTTTTTCTAGGGTATCTTCATCTAAATCATTAGGCAAAGAAAAACTATATACATAAGGGGCTAAAGCCGGTGTCGGCGCTTGTGCATAGCCTTGTAATTTTTTGGCAATCAAGCGCGCATCATGCTCCGTCCCATCAATAAGCAAAGTGTATAAGATGGAATTATCTTTAGCACTGATATTAGAGATGATATCCCACTGAGTAATCATTTTTCCTCTACGATTTTAACTCCGGCACTGGCTCCGATGCGGGTGGCACCGGCGGCTACCATTTTGTCAAAATCTTCCCGCGTGCGCACACCACCGGAGGCTTTGACCTGCATATCGGCGGAGATATTTTCTTTCATGAGTTTTACGTCTTCTGCCGTAGCACCGCCACCGGTAAAACCGGTAGAGGTTTTTACAAAATCAACCTTGGCCTGCGTACATAACTGGCAAAGTTTTACCTTTTCTTCTTCCGTTAAAACGGAAGTTTCAATAATGACTTTTAAAGTGAAATTTTCACCGGCGTGGCGCAAGGCCTCTATATCGGCCAAAACGGTTTGCCAATCTTGGCTTTTAACGGCGCCGAGATTGACTACCATGTCTAATTCATCGGCGCCATTTTTCAAAGCGTCCTTAGCTTCTAATACTTTGACTTCGGTTGTATTGGCCCCTAGCGGAAAACCGATTACCGTACATACTTTTACATCGCTTCCTTTGAGTTGTTCTTTGCAGAAAGAAACCCAATACGGATTGACACAAACACTGAAAAAGCCATATTGGCGTGCTTCTTCGCACAGGGCTTTGATTTCGGATTGTGAAGCTTGCGGTTTGAGTAAGGTGTGGTCAATGTATTTGGCTAAGTTCATAAAAACTCCTTAGTTAAAGTTAATGATACGAGCGAATTTATCAGCCAACAAGGCTTGCCCGCCTACTAAAGCACCGTCTACGTCCGGTTGGGCCATAATTTCGTCCACATTGCTGTCTTTTACGCTGCCACCGTATAAAATGCGGGTAGCATCAGCATATTCTTGTCCATATTTGTCGGCCAAAAATTGGCGAATGGCGGCATGTACTTCTTGGGCTTGTTGCGGTGTGGCGGTTTTGCCGGTACCGATGGCCCATACGGGTTCATAAGCAATGATTAAACCTTTTAAGTCTTCAGCACTATAGCCTTTTAAACCATTTTCTAATTGACCGTTAATAACGGCGATGGTTTCATTGGCTTCGCGTTCTTGCAAAGTTTCGCCTACGCAGAAGATGATGGTTAAACCATGACGCAAAGCAGCGGCTACTTTTTTGTTCAAAATTTCATCTGTATCTCCAAATACGCTACGGCGTTCGCTATGTCCTAAAATGGCATGGGTAGCACCGGCATCTTTGGCTTGTACGGGGGAAACGGCGCTAGTGAAAGCACCTTTATCTTCCCAATGTACGTCTTGGCAAGAAACTTGAATGTGAGAGCCTTTGGCTAATTCAGCCACTTTGGCTAAAGAGGTGAAAGACGGAGCGACGATTACTTCGGCTTCATTTTTGTTGCCAGCTGTTTTTAAGGCTTCAATCAAAGCGGCAGATTCAGCTAATGTATTGTGCATTTTCCAGTTTCCGGCAATAATGGGGGTTCTTTTTGTCATAGTAATTCCTCGTGAATTAAGTATAAAAAACAACCACCGTCCTTTGCTACAAGGCGGCCTATATAGATGGTACCATAAAAAAGAAGGTTTTAAAAGAGGGGAAATAAATATATTTTAAGAAAAAGCAAAATAAAAAACCCCGCCTTGTAAAAAGCGGGGTTTTGAAGAAAAATATTTCTTAGTTGACGCCATGCATCCAACTTTTGATTTTTCCGGAAAACAACCAAACCAACAAACCAAAAACCATCAAGGTAATGGCCGGAATGGTAAAGAAGGTGGTAATGGATTTTAATTCTGCAGACAAAGTAGCAAAATATCCACCCATCAAGTTTCCGAAGAAAGAGGAGGCCAACCACACACCCATTAACATGGACATGAATTTGGCAGGGGCCAACTTGGTCACCATAGACAATCCTACCGGTGACAAGCAGAGCTCACCGCAGGTGTGAATGATGTACAAAGCAACCAACCACATCATATTGATTTGATGTTCGGGGGTTAAGAAAGTGGAGCCGATGGCCAATACTAAGAAACCAAAACCCGTCAAAAATACGCCTAAAGCGAATTTTATGGGGATAGAGGGTTCTTTGCCTTTGGTGCCCAATTTAATCCACATTTTGGCAAACAACGGAGCCAAAATAACTACGGCAATAGGGTTAATGGATTGGAACCAAGATGCCTTGATTTCCAAACTCCAACCAAAAAGGTTGAAAGTGGGCAAAGCAACAGAGGTTTGGGCAAATTTGCTCAAAGAAGAACCGGCCTGCTCAAAGAAAGCAAAGAAGAAAATGGCAATAAAGGTAAAGGTAAATACGGCTTTGATTTTATCTTTATCTTCAGCGGTTAAGGGCTTATCTTCTTCAGCTGCTTTGGCAGTTTTGTGTTGAGATACGGGGTAAAGACCGATTTCACCCAAGAATCTGTTTTGTTGGGCTAAGTACCAAATTAAACCGATTACCATACCCACGCCGGCAGCTACGAAACCCCATCTCCAATCTACCCAAGCGGGGGAAGTGGTGGTCACTTCGCCTACATAACCGGTGACAAACGGAGCGATAAAAGCACCCACGTTGATACCCATGTAGAAAATGGTGAAGCCGGCATCTCTGCGCGGATCATTGGGCTGGTAAAGTTCACCCACGATGCTGGAAATATTCGGTTTGAAAAAACCATTACCGATGATGATTAATGCCAAACCGGCAAACAACGCTGTTCTGGCCGGCATAAACCCATAAGAGGCCAAAGTAAATTGACCTAAAGCCATCAAAATAGCACCTATGGTGATAGAACGTCTTTTTCCGATATAATTATCGGCAATCCAACCGCCAATTACAGGGGTAAGGTATACCAAAGCAGTAAACCAACCATAGATTTTGTAGGCTTGAGGATCGGAAAAACCGATCACAGCGCTTGTCATAAAATATACGAGCAGCGCTCTCATACCGTAGTAGTTAAAACGTTCCCACATTTCAACCATAAAGAGCATGTACAAGCCTTTAGGATGACCTTGTTGGGGGACGTTGTTTTGTACTTCTTCTTTCGTCATGTGTGTCTCCTTACATTTATTGAAAACAAACGTACTCCATATTTTACCAAAAAAAGATAAAAAAATGGGAAATAAATCCTGTGCTATATCATTAAGGAAAGAGTTTGCTTAAACAATAGATAAGATTGGTACAATGCGTAAAAAAGGTACGTAGAAACTAAACCAATTCCCACAGTCCAAAGAATTTTGGCTTTAAGATTGAGTTTTTGTGATAGCCACAAAGGAAACAAAGAAAGAGGGCCAGCTATTAAAGTACATAGCAAAATTCCGCCGTGATCATACCAAAACCCCATATACGGGCGAAGTGCTTTCCCACAATGGCGACAATAGCAATCCGTTTCATCAATCGTTTGTTGACAACGTGTACAACGACTATGGTATTTTTTAAGTACCTGTTGCATCAAAAGTTGTTCTTGCTCAGTCAGTTCCATGTTGGAATGCGGCATTAGATTTCCTCTCCATGATTTCTTAAATAACGTTTGATGCGGCTGCGAGCATTGGCCGTTTTGGCAAATTCCAACCAATCTCGTTTCGGTTCAGCATTTTTCTTGGTAATGATTTCACAAACATCACCGGTTTTAAATACATAATCCATACGCACCATACGGTTGTTGACTTTGGCTCCCATATAGCGGTCTCCAATGTCTGTATGAATAGCATAGGCAAAATCTATGGGGGTGGCCCCGTCCGGCAGTGGCTTTACGTCTGCTTGCGGTGTGAATACAAATACTTGCTGTAAGTTAATGTCGGTTTGAAACCCTTCCAAAAATTCACGAGGGGCGGTAAGGTCTCTTTGCCATTCAATCCATTGGCGAATCCAGTTGATTTTTTCGTCAAAGTTTTTGTCTTTTTTACCGCCTAGTTTGTACCTCCAGTGGGCCGCGATACCATATTCACAGGTGCGGTGCATTTCTTCTGTGCGAATTTGTATCTCTACAATATCGCCCGTCGGCACCAAGACGGTGGTGTGGATACTTTGGTACATGTTGGCTTTGGGGGTGGCAATATAGTCGGTAAAAGTGCCTGCTAAGGGTTTGAAATGGGAGTGAACGATTCCTAATGCTTTATAACAGTCTTGTAAATTTTTGGTAATGATACGTACACCCAAAGAATCTTGAATTTCGGCAAAAGAGAGGTTTTGCTTTTGCATTTTTCTGTAAATGGAATAATAATTTTTGGCGCGGGAAAGCAAACGATAGTCCAAATTTTCTTCCTTCAAGGCGGGCTCTAATAAACGTTTGAACTCACTTAGCGCAAATTCACGGTCTGCGGTACGTTTTTCTACTTGGGCCACCAAATCTACAAAATCTTGCGGATGCAAGTATTTAAAAGCCAAATCTTCCAATTCTGTTTTGATGGTAAACATACCCAAACGTTGGGCCAACGGAGCATATAAAGTAATCGTTTCGTAAGATTTGAATTTTTGTTTTTCCGGTGGCATAACATCCATAGTGCGCATATTATGGGTGCGGTCTGCCAATTTAATCAAAATCACGCGCACATCTTCCGCTACGGCAATCAGCATCTTGCGCCAGTTTTCCACCGTTTCTTCATCAGTGGAAGAAAATTTTAAATCGCTGATTTTGGTGACCCCTTGCACCATATGTGCAATATCTTTGTTAAACTCTCTTTTTAAATCTTCCGTCGTGACACCGGTATCTTCCACTGTATCATGCAACAGTCCCGCACACACCGTTTCTTCGTCCATTTTAAAATCCAATAAAATTTGGGCTACGGCTGCGCAATGGTTGAAGTAGGGTTCTCCGGTTTCTCTTTTTTGCTCTTTATGTGCCTTGTAGGCAAAAGAGTAGGCCTTCTCTAACAAAGAAGTGTCTGCATTAGGATTATATTCTTTAAATTGGACGATAAGATCTTTTAGTTGCATGAGTTAGTATTTTCCTATATCTTCCAAAATCTCTTTGGCCGCACGATGAGCGACCCCTTTTTCTCCCAAGCTGGCCCGTAATTTTAAAAGTTCATCTCTTTGGGCTTGCAGATTAGCAGGGTTTTGGAACATAGATATGGTTTCTTGAGCAAGCGCTTCGGGGCTGGCCTTGTCTTGAATGAGTTCTTTGACCACTTCTTTCTGTGCCAAGATATTGACCAAAGAAATATGTTTTACTTTAATCACCATTTTGGCAATTTGATAAGTGGGCCAGAACATTTTGTACGCCACGACCATCGGCACACCCAAGAGGGCATTTTCCAACGTGGCCGTACCGGAACAAGCCAACAAGAAATCCATTCTGCTTCTTAATTCATAATTTTTATCTTTTATGATATGAAAATTGGGGTGGGGTTCTTCGCCCAATAAGGCTAAAAACTTCTTTTCATCAGCATCGGGCAAAGCAAACAAATAAGCCTGTGTATTGGGAAACTCTTTGAGGATCAATTTAAATGCTTGATAGAAAGCCGGCGTAAGGCGCGAAATTTCGCTATTGCGGCTTCCTGGTAAAAGACCTAGTTTCCACTCTTTATGCTTTACATCTTCAGCCGAATAGATGTGTTCTGTCGGCTCCGGCATAATGTCTAACAAGGGGTTTCCTCTAAACACAGCATTTCCGCCAAATTTTTTATGAAAGTTCGGCTCAAAGGGATAAATGACAAACATTTTTTGGGTAAGGCGTGCTAATTGTTTGGCCCGATACTGCCGGCTGGCCCATACTTGCGGTGCCACATAATAAAAAACGGGGATTTGCAATTCAGAAGCGATGTTTAACACTTGATGATTAAAGCCGTAAAAATCCACCGCAATCACAGCGCAGGGTTTTTGTTCGGTCATATATTGGCGGATTTGCTTTAACAAATTTAACCATAACGGCATTTTTTTAAGAGGCTCAACAAAACCGGTTGCTCCTTGTGCTGCTAAGTCAAACAGGAAAGAATCTGCCTCTTGTTTCATGAGTCTTCCGCCAATAGCAGTGATATTTATTTGAGGGCGTAAAGTTTTTATTTCTCGGATTAAATTGGCAGCGTGCAAATCTCCGGAAACATCTCCGGCTACAATTAAAATATTTTCTGCCAATGAATGGTTTGTATTTGTCATAGAGAAATCCTTCTGTTGTTCATTTTATTATATCATAACTACGCGCGTAAGGAACGAAGAACTAGTAAAGCTTTTTTAGGTATAATATGCTTATGGAACAAACACTTATTTTAATCAAGCCCGATGCCATTGAAAAAAGACTGACGGGCATTATTTTAAGCCGCTTTGAAGCGCTGGGGTTAGAGATTGCCGGTGCCAAAGTGGTATGCGCGACCGAAGAACTTTTGCGGGAGCATTATGCTAATTTACAAGGCAGTCCCTTTTTAGACGGAGTATTGAAGTTTATGATGGGGCAGTATAATAATTTGCCCGATCACCGCATTCATGCTTTTGTCTTGCGCGGAGAAAATGCGGTAGCACGCGTACGCGCCGCTTTGGGTGCCACTAATCCGGAAAAAGCGGAACCATATACATTGCGTGGTCAGTTCGGTTGCATTAAAAATGGCGTCATGCAAAATGCCGTCCATGCTTCCGGCACGCCGGAAGAAGCCCAACGCGAAATTAATTTGTGGTTTAAACCGGAAGAAGTATTGAAATGAAAAAAATAGGCTTGTGGGTGATGGCTGCTTTGATGGCTATGCCCGTATTTGCTCAAGAAGAAATGAAAGGCCGTCCGGCGGGGTTTCAAACGCAGGACGGTTGGGCTATTTCTGCTTTGTATCAGCCGGCAGAAGAAAATCAAAAAACGTTGCTTTTGTTGCATGACGTGGGCAAAAGTTATGTGGATTTTGCCACTTTTTCCGCTAAGTTAACGGAGAAGGGGTTTGGTTATTTGGCTTTGGATTTGCGCGGTCATGGCAAAAGCATCGGCAAAGGGGTTTACAGTTCGTTTGCCAAAGAAGGTGTAGATAATGACTATAATAAAATGACCCGAGATGTGAATGCCGCTATGGATTATTTGAAAGGGAAAGGAGTGCCTGAAGAAGACGTTTTCTTAGTCGGGGCCGGTATGGGGGCTAATGTGGCGGCGAAGTCTGCTAGCTTGTGGCCTAATGTGGCCGGTGTGGCTTTGTTAACTCCGGTGACGAATTTTCGCGATGTGCTGCCTATTTCGGCTTTACGTGTGTATAAAGGCAATGTTTTTATTGCTTCTGCAGCCGATGATAAAAAGAATTTCTTAGAAGCCAGCGTTATGCGCAATGTATCTTTTCTTTCCAGCGGTGAAGGTAAAGTGACCTTCGCTACCGCCTATCATTTAAAAGGGCATGAAATGCTGGATAAATGGGTGACGGAGGAACTTATACAATGGTTGCAAACTCCGCAAAAGCCGCAGATCAGACCCGATGTGATAGAAACGTCCGAAGACTCTTATGAGGGAGATTATGAAGATATACCTGCTTCCTCAACGGAAGAAGCCCTATTTCCTTCTATATTGCAATAAGGAGAATTTATGAAACCCACCCGTATAGTTTTTCCCGGTTTTTGGTTTGGACAAAGTGATATAAACCTTGCTAAAGA is a window of Elusimicrobiaceae bacterium DNA encoding:
- a CDS encoding ATP-binding protein produces the protein MITQWDIISNISAKDNSILYTLLIDGTEHDARLIAKKLQGYAQAPTPALAPYVYSFSLPNDLDEDTLEKIRTAVREGIEQAKKVNEFVPGGSFGNTLFNENVSKEDKAFPTFLTLDPSASFFQPSTSEEIASVNLDVEELDGFQHRQINLDTIRSTDIPTVELAQSAPEITERDFSEEKTKEEPIVLPEITPSSEPMADPVSVVKEIDLDQPKTEEKPQETDSFSLDDGNAEKLPTEKLPSVVSSPISEPETQPEIQEDLEAQEMPITNDDMLNADMESSVLEQPLEDIFSAETKYDMFLDLSKLSSEDNQQSTQVKQEEQKKQEELSLQKQTFPAQDASAAEMDTENNSFNIFDQKIKDQTCFVDLEDVKQITERITQKDLGFVEHAHLDSTQPDKAVEIVSEAEKPEEQRHIPLPPKPTLSVPIPFSRFEHQKDKKEEVLDPFEQLLASAAQKEEDSQATSNELPQEQPILQDQTPQEPPVQRVFPASDIDGHSTVPQEDKQDVSVQEPLPQPDLSGQTERENRVIPPPAAPIMEKKTMSENTGDKKPILRIKPKVQAPVPPAPAAPLPPAPAAPKAPTAPEAPVAKPVPPVVAPVEAVPPAPVQTAAPAPAPQEEKHHTVLRRRRPSASTILEKTRTIDHSIELPLSELKKHNWPLEVPLIPTYTLENMTISVNRFAHATAISVIDNPGHLYNPLVLHGASGTGKTHFLHAIGYALSKKFGQENIFITNGVRLSRGIQRYIMEGNIAKFEEFTNNAKAILIDDIHLIAVNEQNRAHLSKLLNDFRAQHKQIVVTSKYPPESLAKLEELLNFKLDSGWISELKDAAGKTRSQIIQKMLLSNNINITDEESTRFFGKPNMSLGTVNRAIRRVRVLERLIFPQLAPEQRSSKNIFDQLLATTGEDRSSQVAIRDISEIGNTAVEGNGEWGRIGFFYPQNNSNMMNWMLFALQQRAKELGIPGGPELSVRSSYSTDSIISSAFKIANLCDNKKLKGAVILGPELGICESSVRENFYDILTHMLEIMLIRCGVINYENVNAPSTYVKIISELLR
- the deoC gene encoding deoxyribose-phosphate aldolase, producing MNLAKYIDHTLLKPQASQSEIKALCEEARQYGFFSVCVNPYWVSFCKEQLKGSDVKVCTVIGFPLGANTTEVKVLEAKDALKNGADELDMVVNLGAVKSQDWQTVLADIEALRHAGENFTLKVIIETSVLTEEEKVKLCQLCTQAKVDFVKTSTGFTGGGATAEDVKLMKENISADMQVKASGGVRTREDFDKMVAAGATRIGASAGVKIVEEK
- a CDS encoding triose-phosphate isomerase, with the protein product MTKRTPIIAGNWKMHNTLAESAALIEALKTAGNKNEAEVIVAPSFTSLAKVAELAKGSHIQVSCQDVHWEDKGAFTSAVSPVQAKDAGATHAILGHSERRSVFGDTDEILNKKVAAALRHGLTIIFCVGETLQEREANETIAVINGQLENGLKGYSAEDLKGLIIAYEPVWAIGTGKTATPQQAQEVHAAIRQFLADKYGQEYADATRILYGGSVKDSNVDEIMAQPDVDGALVGGQALLADKFARIINFN
- a CDS encoding peptide MFS transporter gives rise to the protein MTKEEVQNNVPQQGHPKGLYMLFMVEMWERFNYYGMRALLVYFMTSAVIGFSDPQAYKIYGWFTALVYLTPVIGGWIADNYIGKRRSITIGAILMALGQFTLASYGFMPARTALFAGLALIIIGNGFFKPNISSIVGELYQPNDPRRDAGFTIFYMGINVGAFIAPFVTGYVGEVTTTSPAWVDWRWGFVAAGVGMVIGLIWYLAQQNRFLGEIGLYPVSQHKTAKAAEEDKPLTAEDKDKIKAVFTFTFIAIFFFAFFEQAGSSLSKFAQTSVALPTFNLFGWSLEIKASWFQSINPIAVVILAPLFAKMWIKLGTKGKEPSIPIKFALGVFLTGFGFLVLAIGSTFLTPEHQINMMWLVALYIIHTCGELCLSPVGLSMVTKLAPAKFMSMLMGVWLASSFFGNLMGGYFATLSAELKSITTFFTIPAITLMVFGLLVWLFSGKIKSWMHGVN
- a CDS encoding bifunctional (p)ppGpp synthetase/guanosine-3',5'-bis(diphosphate) 3'-pyrophosphohydrolase produces the protein MQLKDLIVQFKEYNPNADTSLLEKAYSFAYKAHKEQKRETGEPYFNHCAAVAQILLDFKMDEETVCAGLLHDTVEDTGVTTEDLKREFNKDIAHMVQGVTKISDLKFSSTDEETVENWRKMLIAVAEDVRVILIKLADRTHNMRTMDVMPPEKQKFKSYETITLYAPLAQRLGMFTIKTELEDLAFKYLHPQDFVDLVAQVEKRTADREFALSEFKRLLEPALKEENLDYRLLSRAKNYYSIYRKMQKQNLSFAEIQDSLGVRIITKNLQDCYKALGIVHSHFKPLAGTFTDYIATPKANMYQSIHTTVLVPTGDIVEIQIRTEEMHRTCEYGIAAHWRYKLGGKKDKNFDEKINWIRQWIEWQRDLTAPREFLEGFQTDINLQQVFVFTPQADVKPLPDGATPIDFAYAIHTDIGDRYMGAKVNNRMVRMDYVFKTGDVCEIITKKNAEPKRDWLEFAKTANARSRIKRYLRNHGEEI
- the lpxB gene encoding lipid-A-disaccharide synthase — translated: MTNTNHSLAENILIVAGDVSGDLHAANLIREIKTLRPQINITAIGGRLMKQEADSFLFDLAAQGATGFVEPLKKMPLWLNLLKQIRQYMTEQKPCAVIAVDFYGFNHQVLNIASELQIPVFYYVAPQVWASRQYRAKQLARLTQKMFVIYPFEPNFHKKFGGNAVFRGNPLLDIMPEPTEHIYSAEDVKHKEWKLGLLPGSRNSEISRLTPAFYQAFKLILKEFPNTQAYLFALPDADEKKFLALLGEEPHPNFHIIKDKNYELRSRMDFLLACSGTATLENALLGVPMVVAYKMFWPTYQIAKMVIKVKHISLVNILAQKEVVKELIQDKASPEALAQETISMFQNPANLQAQRDELLKLRASLGEKGVAHRAAKEILEDIGKY
- a CDS encoding nucleoside-diphosphate kinase, with protein sequence MEQTLILIKPDAIEKRLTGIILSRFEALGLEIAGAKVVCATEELLREHYANLQGSPFLDGVLKFMMGQYNNLPDHRIHAFVLRGENAVARVRAALGATNPEKAEPYTLRGQFGCIKNGVMQNAVHASGTPEEAQREINLWFKPEEVLK
- a CDS encoding alpha/beta fold hydrolase; this translates as MKKIGLWVMAALMAMPVFAQEEMKGRPAGFQTQDGWAISALYQPAEENQKTLLLLHDVGKSYVDFATFSAKLTEKGFGYLALDLRGHGKSIGKGVYSSFAKEGVDNDYNKMTRDVNAAMDYLKGKGVPEEDVFLVGAGMGANVAAKSASLWPNVAGVALLTPVTNFRDVLPISALRVYKGNVFIASAADDKKNFLEASVMRNVSFLSSGEGKVTFATAYHLKGHEMLDKWVTEELIQWLQTPQKPQIRPDVIETSEDSYEGDYEDIPASSTEEALFPSILQ